The following proteins are co-located in the Castanea sativa cultivar Marrone di Chiusa Pesio chromosome 8, ASM4071231v1 genome:
- the LOC142606791 gene encoding enoyl-[acyl-carrier-protein] reductase, mitochondrial gives MSSHSSVVSQRQFVSNSLIIRAREKEMAFTSWSHLRLRLPHLARTQSLTVRSFSATVMSPPSKAVVYDRQGPPDSVTRVVELPPVEVKENDVCIKMLASPINPSDINRIEGVYPVRPQVPAVGGYEGVGEVFSVGSAVKGLLPGDWVIPSPPSSGTWQTYVVKDQSVWHKINKESPMEYAATITVNPLTALRMLEDFITLNPGDAIVQNGATSIVGQCIIQLARYRGIHSINIIRDRAGSDEAKEKLKNLGADEVFTESQLEVKNVKGLLTNLPEPALGFNCVGGNAASLVLKFLRQSGTMVTYGGMSKKPITVSTSSFIFKDLSLRGFWLQKWMSSDKANECRPMIDYLLDRAREGKLKYEMELVPFNDFHTALDKALGKLGSQPKQVLTF, from the exons ATGTCTAGTCACTCTAGTGTAGTGTCGCAACGACAATTCGTTTCAAACAGTCTCATCATAAgagcaagagagaaagaaatggcGTTTACGTCATGGTCCCACCTAAGACTAAGACTGCCGCATTTGGCGCGAACCCAATCCCTAACCGTGCGATCATTCTCTGCCACCGTCATGTCGCCGCCGTCTAAGGCCGTCGTCTACGACCGCCAAGGTCCACCCGACTCTGTCACCAG AGTGGTAGAGCTCCCACCAGTAGAAGTGAAAGAGAACGATGTTTGCATCAAAATGTTGGCTTCTCCTATCAATCCCTCTGATATCAATCGCATTGAAG GTGTGTACCCTGTAAGGCCACAAGTGCCTGCAGTTGGAGGATACGAGGGTGTTGGAGAGGTGTTCTCGGTGGGCTCTGCAGTTAAGGGTCTTTTGCCTGGTGATTGGGTCATCCCATCTCCGCCCTCTTCTG GGACATGGCAGACTTACGTTGTGAAAGATCAGAGCGTCTGGCACAAAATTAATAAGGAATCACCCATGGAATACGCTGCCACAATTACTGTTAATCCTTTGACTGCTTTAAGAATGCTTGAAGACTTCATTACTTTAAACCCAG GAGATGCTATTGTGCAAAATGGGGCTACAAGCATTGTGGGGCAGTGCATTATTCAGCTTGCACGATATCGTGGTATCCATAGTATAAACATAATAAGGGACAG AGCTGGATCAGATGAAGCaaaagaaaagctaaaaaatCTTGGTGCTGATGAAGTTTTTACTGAGAGTCAACTGGAAGTGAAGAACGTAAAAGGTCTCCTG ACTAATCTACCTGAACCTGCTTTGGGATTTAATTGTGTCGGTGGAAATGCTGCTTCTTTGGTTCTCAAATTTTTGAG acAGAGTGGAACTATGGTAACgtacggtggaatgtctaagaAACCTATTACAGTATCAActtcatcttttatttttaag GATCTTTCCTTGAGGGGATTCTGGTTGCAGAAATGGATGAGTTCTGACAAAGCTAATGAGTGCAGACCTATGATAGATTACCTCCTGGACCGAGCACGAGAAGGGAAGTTGAAATATGa GATGGAACTGGTTCCTTTTAACGATTTTCACACTGCATTGGATAAGGCACTTGGAAAACTAGGGAGCCAACCAAAACAGGTCCTCACTTTCTAA
- the LOC142606886 gene encoding mitochondrial hydrolase YKR070W isoform X2: MSFGFGILRRASHSQRPNSNKKQSLPSLFFSIFPRSFSQLHSQTQLPSFGIAFDIDGVILRDHTPIGGSPQALRKLYHHNSGGGFRESKRAMQLSELLGVNISPSQVLQGHSPFKQLVNRYENELIVAVGKGEPAAVMFEYGFKNVLSIDEYASCFDDIDPLAQYKEWITKTVANQSRTFEEIGPRKSVHSERVQAAFVVSDSVDWSRDIQVLCDILRSGGLPRKEIGHQPPLYFAHDDLKYQATFPSERLGMGAFRIALESIFNRIHFNALEYTSFGKPNAFVFKNAETILKQIASSLDHEVHVVNHPDDRSHFKTLYMIGDNPSVDIKGARKAGHPWFSILTRTGVFKGKENPSDFPADLVVDTVEDAVDYILRKECTS; the protein is encoded by the exons ATGAGCTTTGGATTTGGAATCCTCAGAAGGGCTTCACATTCACAGCGCCCAAACAGTAACAAAAAGCAATCATTGCCCTCACTCTTCTTCTCCATATTTCCACGCtctttctctcagcttcactCGCAAACTCAACT GCCTTCATTTGGTATTGCGTTCGACATTGATGGCGTCATTTTGCGCGACCACACTCCCATTGGAGGCTCTCCTCAAGCTCTCAGAAAGTTATACCATCACAACTCTG GAGGTGGTTTTCGAGAATCAAAAAGAGCCATGCAGTTAAGTGAACTCTTGGGTGTAAATATTTCACCCTCACAG GTATTACAGGGTCATTCTCCTTTTAAACAGTTGGTGAATAG ATATGAAAATGAACTCATTGTTGCTGTGGGAAAAGGTGAACCTGCTGCAGTGATGTTTGAATATGGATTTAA AAATGTTCTCTCAATTGATGAGTATGCTTCCTGTTTTGATGACATTGATCCATTGGCACAATATAAGGAATGGATAACTAAGACAGTTGCTAATCAGAGTAGAACTTTTGAGGAGATAGGTCCAAGAAAGAGTGTTCACTCAGAGAGAGTTCAGGCAGCATTTGTCGTTAGTGATTCTGTTGACTGGAGTAGAGACATTCAG GTTCTGTGTGACATTTTAAGATCTGGAGGTCTTCCTAGAAAGGAAATTGGACACCAACCACCTTTATATTTTGCACATGATGACCTTAAATACCAG GCTACTTTTCCTTCTGAACGTCTTGGCATGGGAGCTTTCAGAATTGCATTAGAATCCATTTTCAATAG AATTCACTTTAATGCTTTGGAGTATACATCTTTCGGGAAGCCAAATGCATTTGTATTCAAGAATGCTGAAACTATACTAAAGCAAATTGCATCATCTCTTGATCATGAAGTACATGTTGTGAATCATCCAGATGATAGAAGTCATTTTAAGACGCTATATATGATAGGAGATAATCCTTCAGTTGACATCAAAGGTGCCCGGAAG GCAGGACATCCCTGGTTTTCAATTCTGACAAGGACAGGGGTTTTTAAGGGAAAGGAAAATCCTTCTGATTTTCCAGCAGATCTG GTTGTTGATACTGTAGAAGATGCTGTGGACTATATTTTGAGAAAGGAATGCACCTCATAA
- the LOC142606886 gene encoding mitochondrial hydrolase YKR070W isoform X1, with the protein MSFGFGILRRASHSQRPNSNKKQSLPSLFFSIFPRSFSQLHSQTQLPSFGIAFDIDGVILRDHTPIGGSPQALRKLYHHNSGALKIPYVFLTNGGGFRESKRAMQLSELLGVNISPSQVLQGHSPFKQLVNRYENELIVAVGKGEPAAVMFEYGFKNVLSIDEYASCFDDIDPLAQYKEWITKTVANQSRTFEEIGPRKSVHSERVQAAFVVSDSVDWSRDIQVLCDILRSGGLPRKEIGHQPPLYFAHDDLKYQATFPSERLGMGAFRIALESIFNRIHFNALEYTSFGKPNAFVFKNAETILKQIASSLDHEVHVVNHPDDRSHFKTLYMIGDNPSVDIKGARKAGHPWFSILTRTGVFKGKENPSDFPADLVVDTVEDAVDYILRKECTS; encoded by the exons ATGAGCTTTGGATTTGGAATCCTCAGAAGGGCTTCACATTCACAGCGCCCAAACAGTAACAAAAAGCAATCATTGCCCTCACTCTTCTTCTCCATATTTCCACGCtctttctctcagcttcactCGCAAACTCAACT GCCTTCATTTGGTATTGCGTTCGACATTGATGGCGTCATTTTGCGCGACCACACTCCCATTGGAGGCTCTCCTCAAGCTCTCAGAAAGTTATACCATCACAACTCTG GTGCTTTGAAGATTCCTTATGTTTTCTTGACAAATG GAGGTGGTTTTCGAGAATCAAAAAGAGCCATGCAGTTAAGTGAACTCTTGGGTGTAAATATTTCACCCTCACAG GTATTACAGGGTCATTCTCCTTTTAAACAGTTGGTGAATAG ATATGAAAATGAACTCATTGTTGCTGTGGGAAAAGGTGAACCTGCTGCAGTGATGTTTGAATATGGATTTAA AAATGTTCTCTCAATTGATGAGTATGCTTCCTGTTTTGATGACATTGATCCATTGGCACAATATAAGGAATGGATAACTAAGACAGTTGCTAATCAGAGTAGAACTTTTGAGGAGATAGGTCCAAGAAAGAGTGTTCACTCAGAGAGAGTTCAGGCAGCATTTGTCGTTAGTGATTCTGTTGACTGGAGTAGAGACATTCAG GTTCTGTGTGACATTTTAAGATCTGGAGGTCTTCCTAGAAAGGAAATTGGACACCAACCACCTTTATATTTTGCACATGATGACCTTAAATACCAG GCTACTTTTCCTTCTGAACGTCTTGGCATGGGAGCTTTCAGAATTGCATTAGAATCCATTTTCAATAG AATTCACTTTAATGCTTTGGAGTATACATCTTTCGGGAAGCCAAATGCATTTGTATTCAAGAATGCTGAAACTATACTAAAGCAAATTGCATCATCTCTTGATCATGAAGTACATGTTGTGAATCATCCAGATGATAGAAGTCATTTTAAGACGCTATATATGATAGGAGATAATCCTTCAGTTGACATCAAAGGTGCCCGGAAG GCAGGACATCCCTGGTTTTCAATTCTGACAAGGACAGGGGTTTTTAAGGGAAAGGAAAATCCTTCTGATTTTCCAGCAGATCTG GTTGTTGATACTGTAGAAGATGCTGTGGACTATATTTTGAGAAAGGAATGCACCTCATAA